A genomic segment from Lignipirellula cremea encodes:
- the sucC gene encoding ADP-forming succinate--CoA ligase subunit beta → MKIHEYQGKQLFRQAGVRVLDGHLAETPAAAAEAYNKLGGKIAVVKSQIHAGGRGKGTIKNNPDQRGVQLVKSAEEAEQVAKNLLGNDLVTVQTGPVGKTVNKVYVEAGCDIARELYLGIVLDREAKKPVLMMSSEGGVEIEEVAAHSPEKIFKEHYDPAVGLESYQVRKLCKKLGIEGAAARSADKFLKTVCRQFVDYDCSMVEINPLVLTGSEEMLALDSKMSFDDNALFRHKELLELRDLTEEDPDEVKAAEFGLSYVNLDGNIGCLVNGAGLAMSTMDIIKLHGGEPSNFLDVGGGAKTEQVIEAFRILLGDANVKAVLVNIFGGIMQCTTIAAALLEAYKTVGFSVPLVVRLEGTEVEQGRKMLADSGVDIISAVDLTDAAKKVVAAAGA, encoded by the coding sequence ATGAAAATCCACGAATACCAAGGCAAACAGTTATTTCGCCAGGCAGGCGTTCGCGTTCTGGACGGGCATCTGGCGGAAACGCCGGCGGCGGCGGCCGAAGCCTACAACAAACTGGGCGGCAAGATTGCGGTGGTCAAATCGCAAATCCATGCCGGCGGCCGCGGGAAAGGCACCATCAAAAACAATCCCGATCAGCGCGGCGTGCAGCTTGTCAAAAGCGCGGAAGAAGCCGAGCAAGTCGCCAAAAACCTGCTGGGCAACGATCTAGTGACGGTGCAAACCGGACCCGTCGGAAAAACCGTCAACAAGGTTTATGTCGAAGCCGGCTGCGATATCGCCCGGGAGCTTTACCTGGGGATCGTGCTGGACCGGGAAGCGAAAAAGCCCGTGCTGATGATGTCCAGCGAAGGCGGCGTGGAGATCGAAGAAGTGGCGGCCCACTCGCCTGAGAAGATCTTCAAGGAACACTATGATCCTGCCGTTGGCCTGGAAAGCTACCAGGTCCGCAAGCTGTGCAAAAAGCTGGGGATCGAAGGCGCCGCCGCCCGTAGCGCCGACAAGTTCCTGAAAACGGTCTGCCGGCAGTTCGTGGACTACGACTGCTCGATGGTCGAGATCAACCCGCTGGTGCTGACCGGCAGCGAAGAGATGTTGGCGCTCGACTCCAAAATGAGCTTCGACGACAACGCCCTGTTCCGCCACAAAGAACTGCTGGAACTGCGGGACCTGACCGAAGAAGACCCGGACGAAGTCAAAGCGGCCGAATTCGGCCTGAGCTATGTCAACCTCGACGGCAACATCGGCTGCCTGGTCAACGGCGCCGGACTCGCCATGTCGACGATGGACATCATCAAACTGCACGGCGGCGAACCCTCGAACTTCCTCGATGTGGGCGGCGGCGCCAAAACGGAACAGGTGATCGAAGCGTTCCGGATTCTGCTCGGAGACGCCAACGTTAAAGCGGTCCTGGTGAACATTTTTGGCGGCATCATGCAGTGCACGACCATCGCCGCGGCGTTGCTGGAAGCCTACAAAACGGTCGGTTTCAGCGTGCCCCTGGTAGTGCGGCTGGAAGGCACCGAAGTGGAGCAAGGCCGTAAAATGCTCGCCGACAGCGGCGTCGATATCATCTCGGCGGTCGACTTGACCGATGCGGCGAAAAAAGTCGTCGCCGCCGCCGGAGCGTAA
- a CDS encoding AAA family ATPase: MSILIAEEELPEELAVEDAVELAYAAALAEIAGDLVRGLPVLVECDKDLAPYLFVNLRNRTRQADVRCLYLDGRPREGDTAPGMPMDFISMIVQQLRTAVRGAVERRVVVLPHLDLMTTSQGALTAEARECIALLYENPELVWLGFKDPSFPLPKVIENLFPHRYSLLGAPRERLRYLVTQKEARKFGRGLNPWALYKHVSGMNAARLRKLLATIEGEDYPANDRGVIRQIRQTTARGSLEVPTLDLDADIGGYAKVKKRLRSEILEVLAIKDEQTEPDKIRRLEELLPRGMIFWGPPGTGKTLFAKAMATAIGAAITVVSGPELKSKWVGESEENLRQIFHQARQSAPAVIVFDELDSFASARGTYAGSGVEHSMVNQLLTEMDGFRKEELVFVVGTTNFAEILDPALLRPGRFEFHLHIPYPDADDRREILQIYDQKMDLQFSSEALEYAVRRTGEFVEGATQGTRFSGDHINALCRALARNRLRGGATGASEKADVERALTEWIERPKMTPHEERVVATHEAGHAICGLFTPHSAAIERISILADTAGALGYVKHQDPAHRYVVTQGRLLDDLCVLMGGREAEQLLLNDLSIGSAGDLQRATNIARALVEEFGMGGDLVGLGQVITENREVQRLYSEAQLAAIDTEVRRVLEDARRRAADILKENQALLETLRDLLLEHKVLDAKTLGTVLPDFNLAPTADDSPATASS; the protein is encoded by the coding sequence ATGTCGATTCTGATCGCGGAAGAAGAGCTGCCTGAAGAACTGGCCGTCGAAGACGCCGTGGAGCTGGCCTATGCGGCCGCGCTGGCGGAGATCGCCGGCGATCTGGTGCGAGGTCTGCCGGTGCTGGTCGAGTGCGACAAGGATCTGGCGCCGTACCTGTTCGTCAATCTGCGGAACCGGACCCGCCAGGCCGATGTGCGTTGCTTGTATCTGGACGGCCGACCCCGAGAGGGCGATACGGCTCCCGGCATGCCGATGGACTTCATCAGCATGATCGTGCAGCAATTGCGGACTGCCGTCCGTGGAGCCGTTGAACGCCGGGTCGTCGTGCTGCCGCACCTGGATCTAATGACCACCTCGCAAGGCGCCCTGACCGCAGAGGCCCGCGAGTGCATCGCCTTGCTGTACGAAAATCCGGAGCTGGTCTGGCTGGGCTTCAAGGATCCATCGTTCCCGCTGCCGAAAGTGATCGAGAACCTGTTCCCCCATCGCTACAGCCTGCTGGGCGCGCCACGGGAGCGTCTGCGGTATCTGGTCACGCAGAAGGAAGCCCGCAAGTTCGGCCGCGGATTGAATCCCTGGGCCCTTTACAAGCATGTCTCCGGTATGAACGCCGCCCGGTTGCGGAAGCTGCTGGCGACGATCGAAGGAGAAGACTATCCGGCCAACGACCGTGGCGTGATCCGGCAGATTCGCCAGACCACAGCCCGCGGATCGCTCGAAGTGCCGACGCTCGATCTCGACGCCGATATCGGCGGCTACGCCAAAGTGAAGAAGCGGCTGCGATCAGAAATTCTCGAAGTGCTGGCCATCAAGGACGAACAGACCGAGCCCGACAAAATCCGCCGGCTGGAAGAATTGCTGCCCCGCGGCATGATCTTCTGGGGCCCGCCTGGCACCGGCAAAACGCTGTTCGCCAAGGCGATGGCGACCGCGATCGGCGCCGCCATTACGGTCGTCTCCGGCCCGGAACTCAAGAGCAAGTGGGTCGGTGAAAGCGAAGAGAACCTCCGCCAGATTTTCCACCAGGCCCGCCAGTCGGCCCCGGCCGTGATTGTGTTCGATGAGCTGGATTCGTTCGCCTCGGCCCGCGGCACGTACGCCGGCTCGGGCGTCGAGCATTCGATGGTCAACCAGCTGCTGACGGAGATGGACGGCTTCCGCAAAGAGGAACTGGTGTTTGTCGTCGGCACAACCAACTTCGCCGAGATCCTGGACCCCGCCTTGCTGCGGCCGGGACGGTTCGAATTCCACTTGCACATCCCTTACCCGGACGCCGACGACCGCCGCGAGATCCTGCAGATCTACGATCAAAAAATGGATCTGCAGTTCAGCAGCGAGGCGCTCGAATACGCCGTCAGGCGCACCGGCGAGTTCGTCGAAGGCGCCACGCAGGGAACGCGTTTCTCCGGCGATCATATCAACGCCCTGTGTCGCGCCCTGGCGCGGAACCGGCTGCGGGGAGGGGCGACAGGAGCGAGCGAAAAGGCCGATGTCGAAAGGGCGCTGACCGAGTGGATCGAACGCCCCAAAATGACGCCGCATGAAGAACGCGTCGTCGCTACCCACGAAGCGGGCCACGCCATTTGCGGCCTGTTTACGCCCCACTCCGCCGCCATCGAACGGATCTCCATCCTGGCCGATACGGCCGGCGCGCTGGGCTATGTGAAGCACCAGGATCCGGCGCACCGGTATGTGGTCACCCAGGGCCGGCTGCTCGACGATCTGTGCGTGTTGATGGGCGGTCGCGAGGCGGAACAGCTGCTGCTGAACGATCTGTCGATCGGCTCCGCCGGCGACCTGCAGCGGGCCACGAATATCGCCCGGGCCCTGGTCGAAGAGTTCGGCATGGGGGGCGATCTGGTCGGACTGGGTCAAGTCATCACCGAAAATCGCGAAGTGCAGCGGCTCTACTCTGAAGCCCAGCTGGCCGCCATCGACACCGAAGTCCGCCGGGTGCTGGAAGACGCCAGGCGCCGCGCCGCCGACATTCTCAAAGAGAACCAGGCCCTGCTGGAAACGCTCCGCGACTTGCTGCTGGAACATAAGGTCCTCGATGCGAAAACGCTGGGAACCGTGCTGCCGGATTTCAACCTCGCTCCAACCGCAGACGATTCTCCAGCGACCGCGTCCTCATAA
- a CDS encoding glycoside hydrolase family 88 protein yields the protein MPETITSEQRQAYDTALDFAEGQVAALVVNHPDYFPIYTVEGKWRHPGELWTDWTGGFLAGMMWRFQQRTGSAAWQERAEHYSKLLEHRQHDRNVHDLGFIFLNTYRPWYQLTGDPQLQEVLIQAGRTLAMRFQEKGQYLRSFVAPESLFIDIMMNVPIIFYAGQEANDPALLAVALAHCDTTARTIVRPDGSTAHEGIFDLETGEFLRQTTHQGLRDDSAWARGLAWSLYGYSQVYGFTQDAQHLEIAERNARYWIDHLPADNVPYWDFDADLTLPPPRGAQKDSSAGAIAASGLLDLARQTESPDKAAEYQRVALAMLDALVSPAYLAASDAGWEGILKHGVYHTDKNLGVDESVMWGEFFFVEALTKAVMAR from the coding sequence ATGCCCGAAACGATCACGTCCGAACAGCGTCAGGCCTATGATACCGCCCTGGATTTCGCTGAAGGCCAGGTTGCCGCCCTGGTCGTAAACCACCCCGATTACTTCCCGATCTATACGGTCGAAGGGAAGTGGCGTCACCCGGGCGAGCTGTGGACTGACTGGACCGGCGGCTTCCTGGCCGGCATGATGTGGCGGTTCCAGCAACGCACCGGTTCCGCGGCGTGGCAGGAGCGGGCCGAGCATTACTCCAAGCTGCTGGAACACCGGCAGCATGACCGGAACGTCCACGACCTGGGCTTCATTTTCCTCAACACCTACCGCCCCTGGTATCAGTTGACCGGCGACCCGCAGCTGCAGGAAGTGCTGATCCAGGCGGGCCGCACGCTGGCGATGCGTTTCCAGGAGAAGGGTCAGTACCTGCGGAGCTTTGTGGCGCCCGAGTCGCTGTTTATCGATATTATGATGAACGTGCCGATTATCTTTTACGCGGGCCAGGAAGCGAACGACCCGGCCTTGCTGGCGGTTGCGCTGGCCCATTGCGACACGACCGCCCGGACGATCGTGCGGCCCGACGGCTCAACCGCGCACGAAGGGATCTTTGATCTGGAAACGGGCGAGTTCCTGCGGCAGACGACCCACCAGGGCTTGCGTGACGACAGCGCCTGGGCTCGCGGTCTGGCCTGGTCGTTATACGGCTACAGTCAGGTGTACGGGTTCACGCAGGACGCCCAGCACCTGGAGATCGCCGAGCGGAACGCCCGCTACTGGATCGACCATCTACCGGCGGACAACGTGCCTTACTGGGACTTCGACGCCGACCTGACGCTGCCGCCGCCACGAGGGGCGCAGAAGGACAGTTCCGCTGGAGCGATTGCGGCCAGCGGGCTGCTGGATCTGGCCCGGCAAACGGAGTCGCCGGACAAGGCGGCCGAATATCAACGGGTGGCGCTGGCCATGCTCGACGCGCTTGTTTCGCCTGCATACCTGGCCGCCAGCGATGCCGGCTGGGAGGGGATCCTGAAGCATGGTGTCTACCATACCGACAAGAATCTGGGCGTCGACGAATCGGTCATGTGGGGTGAGTTCTTCTTTGTGGAAGCGCTCACCAAAGCAGTGATGGCCCGATAA
- the def gene encoding peptide deformylase — MLKVIHYPHPTLRHKSKPLQRVDDELAAMVREMFVLMYEHDGVGLAANQVDLPFRLFVVNLKSDPEEGEELVFLNPVISAPKGMAEGEEGCLSIPGLYGPVKRPKQVNITAYNLQGEEISATVTGLLARVVQHETDHLDGVLFPDRMSETSRADALPILEEFEINFESQRQTGGIPDDATIALRLAELERKYCG, encoded by the coding sequence CTGTTGAAGGTCATTCATTATCCCCATCCCACGCTGCGGCACAAATCCAAACCCCTGCAGCGTGTCGACGACGAGCTGGCCGCGATGGTGCGGGAAATGTTCGTGCTGATGTACGAACACGACGGCGTTGGTCTGGCTGCAAACCAGGTCGACCTGCCTTTTCGTCTGTTTGTCGTCAATCTGAAATCCGACCCCGAAGAAGGCGAAGAGCTGGTCTTCCTCAATCCGGTGATCTCCGCCCCCAAAGGGATGGCCGAAGGGGAAGAAGGCTGCCTGAGCATTCCCGGCTTGTACGGTCCCGTGAAGCGACCCAAGCAGGTGAATATCACCGCCTATAACCTGCAGGGGGAAGAAATCTCGGCGACTGTTACCGGTCTGCTGGCCCGGGTCGTGCAGCACGAAACCGATCATCTGGATGGGGTGCTTTTCCCCGATCGCATGTCGGAAACCTCGCGGGCGGACGCCTTGCCGATTCTGGAAGAATTTGAAATCAACTTCGAAAGCCAGCGGCAAACGGGCGGTATCCCCGACGACGCAACCATTGCCCTGCGGCTGGCGGAACTTGAACGAAAGTACTGCGGCTAA
- a CDS encoding excisionase family DNA-binding protein produces MANLIDIQAAADKLGLTTDQVNELVSEGSLRGFRDGSQMRFKLEDVEKYAASVQPPQDDSELTLSDDSLSLSDDSLSLSDDAPGLADEFSFDDDDDDSILVSEESLGHSGESTSSTIIGRKDRPTGDSDIQLGDEADSDIGLGSDVELVPDVLGSGVNLVAGESTISNKEKGLNTDASDLALGGSGMLGGDSDLVLGDSAIGSSIGGGSSNPSRGSSSNIDDDEELVLGSGFGADSELDLSVDDDDDLVLGGSGIGSDLALGAGDSGINLNPTDSGLSLEEEPLELGGSAIDMLELPEDDDMITLDGSSSDPDAATQLKADEEFLLTPVNDEFEDEESGSQVIALEDSVGYADENAATMLGGDALDGLDGYDAGGGDYMNSGAGDQLVAEEPDMFGDAYGGMSMGGAGAAQMAPMPNQAMAPVSNERPYSIFNVLSLMCVCMLLCFTGMLMIDLVRNIWVFDGTQDVTTSIMDSVIAAFQMGP; encoded by the coding sequence ATGGCCAATCTGATCGACATTCAAGCAGCTGCTGACAAGCTAGGGCTAACCACCGACCAGGTGAACGAGCTCGTCTCTGAGGGTTCGCTGCGCGGATTCCGTGATGGCTCGCAGATGCGATTCAAGCTCGAAGACGTCGAGAAATACGCCGCCAGCGTCCAGCCCCCTCAGGACGACAGCGAGCTGACGCTTTCCGACGATTCTCTGTCCCTGTCCGATGACTCCCTCTCCCTCTCCGACGACGCCCCCGGCCTCGCCGACGAATTCAGTTTCGACGATGACGACGACGACTCGATCCTGGTCAGCGAAGAATCGCTGGGCCATTCGGGCGAGTCGACCTCCAGCACCATCATCGGCCGCAAGGATCGCCCCACAGGCGACAGCGATATTCAACTGGGCGACGAAGCCGACAGCGATATCGGCCTGGGGAGCGATGTCGAACTGGTGCCCGACGTGCTCGGCTCTGGAGTCAATCTGGTGGCGGGCGAAAGCACGATCAGCAACAAAGAAAAAGGCCTGAACACCGACGCCAGCGATCTGGCCCTGGGCGGCAGCGGCATGCTCGGCGGCGACTCGGATCTGGTCCTGGGCGATTCGGCGATCGGTTCCAGCATCGGCGGTGGTTCCAGCAATCCCAGTAGGGGTAGCTCCAGCAATATCGACGATGACGAAGAGCTTGTTCTGGGCAGCGGTTTCGGCGCCGATTCCGAACTGGATCTTTCCGTCGACGACGATGATGATCTGGTCCTTGGCGGCAGCGGGATTGGTAGCGATCTTGCCCTCGGCGCAGGAGACAGCGGCATCAACCTCAATCCGACCGACAGCGGCCTGTCACTGGAAGAGGAACCGCTTGAGCTGGGAGGTTCCGCCATCGACATGCTGGAACTGCCCGAAGACGATGACATGATCACGCTCGACGGCAGCAGCAGCGATCCCGACGCAGCGACCCAGCTGAAAGCCGACGAAGAATTCCTGCTGACCCCCGTCAACGATGAATTCGAGGACGAAGAAAGCGGCTCGCAGGTCATCGCCCTGGAAGATTCCGTCGGCTACGCCGATGAAAATGCGGCCACCATGCTGGGCGGCGACGCCCTGGATGGACTCGACGGCTACGACGCAGGCGGCGGCGACTACATGAATTCCGGGGCCGGCGATCAATTGGTTGCCGAAGAGCCCGACATGTTCGGCGACGCTTACGGCGGCATGTCGATGGGCGGCGCCGGAGCCGCCCAGATGGCGCCCATGCCCAACCAGGCGATGGCGCCCGTCAGCAACGAACGTCCTTACAGCATTTTCAACGTGCTCTCGCTGATGTGCGTTTGTATGCTGCTCTGTTTTACCGGCATGCTGATGATCGACCTGGTGCGCAATATCTGGGTCTTCGATGGCACGCAGGATGTAACGACCTCTATCATGGACAGCGTGATCGCCGCTTTCCAGATGGGCCCGTAA
- a CDS encoding Gfo/Idh/MocA family protein: MRRPTFLQQCGIFLTLGLTACLAAAASAQAAKPIRVGVIGLDTSHVVAFTKVLNDPDAPEDVANCRVVAAFPEGSPDIASSVSRVPGYTEQLKALGVEIVDSIPALLEKVDAVLLETNDGRPHLEQVLPVLAAGKPTFIDKPMAASLTDVAAIFMASERSGTPVFSSSSLRYSSGAQECRNGAIGKIVGADTFSPCSLEKTHPDLYWYGIHGVETLFTVMGPGCVSVSRVSSPGFEMAVGKWNDGRIGSFRGIREGKAGYGGTAFGTTEHRTIGKYEGYRPLVVEIVKFFRTGESPVADEETLELYAFMSAADESKREHGAPVSVQKLITAAKEEATEKLLDWHPKK, translated from the coding sequence ATGCGACGTCCTACTTTTCTGCAGCAGTGCGGTATTTTTCTGACGCTTGGATTGACGGCCTGCCTGGCCGCCGCCGCGTCCGCCCAGGCCGCCAAACCGATCCGCGTTGGCGTCATTGGGCTGGATACTTCGCACGTGGTCGCATTCACCAAGGTGCTGAACGACCCCGACGCCCCGGAAGACGTCGCCAATTGTCGCGTGGTGGCCGCCTTTCCCGAAGGCAGCCCCGATATTGCATCCAGCGTCAGCCGCGTGCCCGGCTATACCGAGCAGCTCAAAGCGTTGGGTGTGGAAATTGTTGATTCGATTCCCGCGTTGCTGGAAAAGGTCGACGCGGTCCTGCTGGAAACGAACGACGGCCGGCCCCACCTGGAGCAAGTGCTGCCGGTGCTGGCCGCGGGCAAGCCTACCTTTATCGACAAGCCGATGGCCGCTTCGCTGACCGATGTCGCCGCGATTTTCATGGCGTCGGAACGTTCTGGCACGCCGGTGTTTTCGTCTTCGTCGCTGCGGTATTCGTCCGGCGCCCAGGAGTGCCGCAACGGCGCGATTGGCAAGATCGTGGGGGCGGACACCTTTAGTCCGTGTTCGCTGGAGAAGACCCATCCCGATCTTTACTGGTACGGAATCCATGGGGTGGAAACGTTGTTTACGGTCATGGGGCCGGGTTGCGTTTCGGTCTCGCGTGTATCGTCGCCTGGCTTCGAAATGGCGGTCGGCAAGTGGAACGACGGCCGGATCGGCTCCTTCCGCGGCATCCGTGAAGGGAAGGCCGGCTACGGCGGCACCGCTTTCGGGACGACGGAGCACCGCACTATCGGCAAGTACGAAGGCTACCGGCCGCTGGTGGTGGAGATCGTCAAATTTTTCCGCACCGGCGAATCCCCGGTCGCGGATGAAGAGACGCTCGAGCTGTACGCTTTTATGTCGGCCGCCGATGAGAGCAAGCGGGAACACGGTGCGCCGGTTTCAGTGCAAAAGCTGATTACGGCCGCCAAAGAAGAAGCGACGGAGAAACTCCTGGACTGGCATCCAAAAAAGTAG
- the fmt gene encoding methionyl-tRNA formyltransferase yields the protein MRLVVMGAGPFAVPMFEALLDSPHEVAALVTRPQRQVRTRGDAPVNPMRQAALRYNLAVFDPENANSPETLSVLQELAPDLLVVCDFGQILKSATLASAPLGGINLHGSLLPRHRGASPVQAALYEGDAETGVSVIHMTPRLDGGPCLVVRRTAILPGETAEELEPRLSQLGVEPVLTAIDMLAAWDRESPIGEVQDPALATRAPRLAKTDGEVDWSRSALAISHQIRAFKPWPKTYTHLLPDGAAPVRILLDEVEVLSQPASAEPGRVVSAQDGSLLVATGDGLLSLRSVQPAGKRVMPVEEFLRGRPLKPGDRFGMLPPSA from the coding sequence ATGCGACTGGTGGTAATGGGTGCGGGTCCTTTCGCCGTACCGATGTTTGAAGCTCTGCTCGATTCGCCCCACGAAGTGGCCGCGCTAGTCACCCGGCCGCAGCGTCAGGTGCGCACCCGTGGCGATGCGCCTGTCAACCCGATGCGCCAGGCGGCGCTGCGTTACAACCTGGCCGTCTTCGATCCGGAGAATGCGAACAGTCCGGAAACGCTGTCCGTGTTGCAAGAGCTGGCGCCCGATCTGCTGGTCGTATGCGACTTTGGCCAGATCCTCAAATCGGCCACGCTCGCCTCCGCTCCGTTGGGCGGGATCAATCTGCACGGCTCCCTGCTGCCCCGGCACCGGGGCGCTTCGCCCGTTCAGGCTGCCCTGTATGAGGGCGACGCCGAAACGGGCGTGAGCGTGATCCACATGACGCCGCGTCTGGACGGCGGTCCCTGCCTGGTCGTGCGACGTACGGCCATTCTGCCCGGGGAAACGGCCGAAGAACTGGAGCCGCGACTGTCGCAACTGGGGGTGGAGCCGGTGCTCACCGCCATCGACATGCTGGCGGCCTGGGACCGGGAATCTCCGATTGGCGAGGTGCAGGATCCGGCCCTGGCGACCCGCGCGCCTCGACTGGCCAAGACCGACGGCGAAGTCGACTGGTCGCGTTCCGCTCTCGCGATCTCCCATCAGATCAGGGCCTTCAAGCCGTGGCCCAAAACCTACACGCACCTGCTGCCCGACGGCGCCGCGCCGGTTCGCATATTGCTTGACGAGGTCGAAGTCTTGTCGCAACCAGCCAGCGCGGAACCTGGAAGGGTCGTGTCGGCCCAGGACGGCAGCCTGCTGGTGGCGACCGGCGATGGATTGCTCTCGCTTCGCAGCGTACAGCCTGCTGGCAAGCGGGTGATGCCTGTCGAAGAATTCCTGCGCGGACGCCCTTTGAAACCGGGCGATCGCTTTGGCATGCTGCCGCCTTCTGCCTGA
- a CDS encoding 7-cyano-7-deazaguanine synthase: MKHGDSGRRRDQLQGKCLMNLFSTGILLSGGLDSCILLAQLLDQGRTVQPFYVRSDLGWEVCELASIRKFLAAFACPRLLPLVELAMPVKDLYGDHWSISGEDAPGYDSADTDVFLPGRNALLAIKAALWCQLHALPELHLATLKGNPFADASDAFFDHFHGVLDRTGDARVRIVRPFAQLSKCEVMRLGSRYPLEFTFSCIAPRQCLHCGACNKCSERQKAFADLGFDPTRYALATNR; this comes from the coding sequence ATGAAGCACGGCGACAGCGGTCGTCGCCGAGACCAACTGCAGGGTAAATGCCTGATGAACCTGTTTTCGACGGGAATCTTGCTGAGCGGCGGGCTCGATAGCTGCATTTTATTGGCCCAGCTGTTGGACCAGGGGCGGACCGTGCAGCCGTTCTATGTGCGATCGGATCTAGGGTGGGAAGTCTGCGAGCTGGCTTCGATCCGCAAGTTTCTGGCCGCCTTTGCCTGCCCCCGCCTGTTGCCCCTGGTCGAACTGGCGATGCCAGTCAAGGATCTGTACGGAGACCACTGGAGCATTTCCGGCGAGGACGCTCCCGGTTATGATTCGGCCGACACCGACGTTTTTTTGCCCGGACGCAACGCCCTGCTCGCCATCAAGGCGGCCCTGTGGTGCCAGCTGCACGCCCTGCCGGAGTTGCATCTGGCGACGCTCAAGGGGAATCCCTTCGCCGACGCCAGCGACGCGTTCTTCGATCATTTTCACGGCGTGCTGGATCGGACTGGAGACGCACGGGTGCGGATCGTGCGTCCTTTTGCCCAGCTTTCCAAATGCGAAGTGATGCGATTGGGCAGCCGTTATCCGCTGGAGTTCACGTTTTCCTGCATCGCCCCCCGGCAGTGTTTGCATTGCGGCGCCTGTAACAAGTGCAGCGAACGCCAGAAGGCTTTTGCCGACCTGGGCTTCGATCCCACACGCTACGCCCTGGCGACAAACCGGTAA
- a CDS encoding 3'-5' exoribonuclease YhaM family protein: protein MPGKKILPILTLSEMTDGQEADAFVMLAAKEELVTKTGKPYYRVTFRDAGKSLTFPIWNDSLCAEDCRGWSVGQFFKVRSVYRESTYGPQLEIHKVREACDADRADGFDEWMCRPRSQFEPEEMFAALLAIASDQIADGPLSELVTAILTEHRERLLTMPAAVRNHHAFAGGYLEHVLSVTRNALMLADKYRTDYPDLQPALSRDLVAAGAILHDIGKLQELEQTPAGARYSPAGELIGHILLGRDMVREAAVGRGLDQELQLRLEHMIVSHQRLPEWGSPKPPMTPEALIVHFADDLDASFQMMYAALAEDGTANPMTPTNKALRSKVFKGLGSAAEQ from the coding sequence ATGCCGGGCAAAAAAATCCTCCCCATTCTGACCCTTTCTGAAATGACCGACGGCCAGGAAGCCGACGCTTTTGTGATGCTGGCCGCCAAGGAGGAGTTGGTCACTAAAACAGGGAAGCCCTACTACCGGGTGACCTTTCGCGATGCGGGCAAGTCGTTGACTTTTCCCATCTGGAACGACTCGCTTTGCGCTGAAGACTGCCGCGGTTGGAGCGTGGGGCAGTTCTTCAAGGTGCGGAGCGTATACCGCGAGTCGACCTACGGTCCCCAGCTGGAAATCCATAAGGTGCGCGAAGCGTGCGACGCCGACCGGGCCGACGGGTTTGACGAATGGATGTGTCGTCCGAGGTCGCAGTTTGAACCGGAAGAAATGTTCGCCGCGCTGCTGGCGATCGCCAGCGACCAGATCGCCGATGGACCGCTGTCAGAACTTGTCACTGCAATCCTGACGGAACATCGCGAACGATTGCTGACGATGCCGGCCGCCGTGCGGAATCACCACGCGTTCGCCGGCGGCTATCTGGAGCATGTGCTCAGCGTCACGCGCAACGCCCTGATGCTGGCGGACAAATACAGGACCGACTACCCGGACCTGCAGCCTGCTTTGTCGCGAGATCTGGTCGCGGCCGGGGCCATTCTGCACGATATCGGCAAGCTCCAGGAGTTGGAACAAACGCCTGCCGGGGCCCGTTATTCGCCTGCGGGCGAGCTGATCGGCCATATTCTTCTAGGCCGCGACATGGTCCGCGAGGCAGCGGTCGGACGCGGCCTGGACCAGGAACTGCAGCTCCGGCTGGAGCATATGATTGTCTCCCATCAGCGTTTGCCGGAATGGGGTTCGCCCAAACCGCCGATGACGCCCGAAGCGCTGATTGTGCATTTCGCCGACGATCTCGACGCTAGTTTTCAAATGATGTACGCCGCCCTGGCGGAAGACGGCACCGCCAATCCGATGACGCCCACCAACAAAGCGCTCCGCAGCAAAGTTTTCAAAGGGCTGGGCAGTGCGGCCGAACAATAG
- a CDS encoding 6-pyruvoyl trahydropterin synthase family protein — MYRVTRNIDFCYGHRLLNYDGKCRFLHGHNGRAEITIESEQLDNRGMVMDFSDIKRVVSTWIDENLDHRMILNRKDPAVEVLSKLNEPLFLIDDNPTAETIARLIYTFTAKSGFPVTEVKLWETPNCFATYRD; from the coding sequence ATGTATCGCGTGACTCGGAACATTGATTTTTGCTACGGGCACCGCCTGCTCAATTACGACGGCAAATGCCGCTTCCTGCATGGTCATAACGGCCGGGCCGAGATCACAATTGAGTCCGAACAGCTCGACAACCGTGGGATGGTGATGGATTTCTCCGACATTAAACGGGTCGTCAGCACCTGGATCGACGAGAATCTGGATCATCGGATGATTCTGAACCGGAAAGACCCAGCCGTGGAAGTGCTGTCGAAACTAAACGAGCCGCTGTTCCTGATCGACGACAACCCCACCGCCGAAACGATTGCCCGTTTGATCTATACCTTCACCGCCAAAAGCGGCTTCCCGGTGACCGAGGTCAAGTTGTGGGAAACGCCCAACTGCTTCGCCACGTACCGCGACTAA